Below is a window of Allomuricauda ruestringensis DSM 13258 DNA.
TCTGTTGGGAAAATGTGGTGTAAATTTGGTTTGTCAGTTGAGAAAAAGAAGTTTTCCGCAATTACATTTCTATCAGTAAATTTCCAATCTTTCGGTTGGTTAGTCGCAAAAAGTGCAAGGATTGCTCTTGAAGATACACCTTTTGAACTATATGAAGCTTTTCTCAAAGTGTCTCGGTCAATTAAGAAGCGTTCAAATTGATATTCTTCTTTATTTTTCTCCTTGTTTAGAAAAGTAATATGATTTTTAATATCGGTGGTATTGCTCAATAAGTCGTCTCTATGCAAACTATTAAACCAAAAGTATTTCTTTAGAAAATCGTAATCTGGATTGTTGTTTTGATAGAAGTAATTTGATATTGTAAGATAGAAATATCTGTATGGTATTAACTGTGGACCTTTTAGGTTCAATGTGTTCTCGAAAAAGTCGAATGTCTTTAAAATTGCCTTTTTAGAATCTGCCCAAATCGTTTCTATCTGTTCCGTTTTTATGTCGTTTAAATATCGAGGCGTAATGTTTGCAATTCCCGAATTTTCGATATTTTCCCTAATTAGAATTGATAGAATTTGCAGATAGTCAAAGTCACTTAATTGTAGAAATCTACTGTTGTTAATTTCTCGAAATCCGTCTATTAAATCTCTTAAATAAAATCCGCTGTCCGAATCTGATTTTGGTCTAAATGTTTTAGCTACAACTATATCAAAAATATCTAACGGTTTTCCTGCTTGATTTATACGCTCAAATATTTGACAAACTTCTGAAACTTGAATGCCTTTTAATTCAATGAATGAAAGTCTGTAATTATCAAGAACTTGTTTTATACGACCGAGTTCCTCAATATATTGGTGATCAAAATTCAGGTCAATTTCTGGATGTTTGATAACCGTTTTTTGAATATCGTTGTACTTTTCTTTAATATCGATTAGCTTTAAAATCAGTCCTTCGTCAAACTTTTTTTTCTTGCTAATGTTCCTTTTAAAAGTTCCGTTCTTGTCGTCAATTTCATCCCAATAAAGAAATCGTTTTTTGTAGCTTTCGTCATCTGTATCGTCTGAACTCTCAACTGTAATATCTACAAAAAGTGCTGGGTCT
It encodes the following:
- a CDS encoding GmrSD restriction endonuclease domain-containing protein; the encoded protein is MNFTDRIKPTDKGITTYLDELKNQDYQIPTFQRDVVWEKENVKKLWDSIYKFYPLGSILVWKTDLKLQNHREIGGHKIVNDNFNRTEYQYLLDGQQRTTSLLTSLYGGKIEGREDLDPALFVDITVESSDDTDDESYKKRFLYWDEIDDKNGTFKRNISKKKKFDEGLILKLIDIKEKYNDIQKTVIKHPEIDLNFDHQYIEELGRIKQVLDNYRLSFIELKGIQVSEVCQIFERINQAGKPLDIFDIVVAKTFRPKSDSDSGFYLRDLIDGFREINNSRFLQLSDFDYLQILSILIRENIENSGIANITPRYLNDIKTEQIETIWADSKKAILKTFDFFENTLNLKGPQLIPYRYFYLTISNYFYQNNNPDYDFLKKYFWFNSLHRDDLLSNTTDIKNHITFLNKEKNKEEYQFERFLIDRDTLRKASYSSKGVSSRAILALFATNQPKDWKFTDRNVIAENFFFSTDKPNLHHIFPTDYIAKNPGSNTIDNNSLMNIAYLTQITNLEISNKNPLDYICDYDKNPDFPTAIKSHLIPEQVLEWSSLPEMPENALDIFIEQRIDLIIEQLKSKLNGIKFEVIDTRESVLAEKE